One window of the Ammospiza nelsoni isolate bAmmNel1 chromosome 17, bAmmNel1.pri, whole genome shotgun sequence genome contains the following:
- the IQCE gene encoding IQ domain-containing protein E isoform X2, producing the protein MARGAGEAAAEGELGDDSLSVVTCQSETTLKLKKKIFHKPPKSPKSPYSSSTQLYPRKAAAWRSLQGTGSACFENATVANPRQMWLGILKQGMSHALKSDADTGHVRANASSSTPEYLKEALGMKKPKHARSSSNGYIPGTPDYKEKEDMYDEILELKKTIQAQKNEGDRMKTKLRRLEEENNRKDKQIEQLLDPSRGSELARPWSEKKTDNGWVVTGLKQKIVKLEEQCKEKENTISESQADMKTSSLEEVRLAMETYYEEVHRLQLLLAKSETMRKNAEGRDTQKRLKALNAAVLRLSRNIREMQAENRRLKEDLNHVLSTSPPLSRTKNYSEWGRQRLVKKILDLEKKVCAMESSRVSLGDSEASPVLPESSSHSVDLDHPASQHLGEECCRLQRQVKKLQDDRQALQNLLLSKELDIKQLLQAKAEVELELQKWQSKMEEKSTEEQTLSEEIQNLTQKVGKLELKLEEEKRQIGEDTVEKLNKAPPVRTVTGKESHRKEQAARIIQRYWKMYKSKKEEVALHEAVVLLQAAFRGHLSRQKVLLDAGDAGVPDAESHTENSCLSSMSDSSSFSSDCKERDEIVTFIQSIFRAHLAHTESLQERPSVPSAPSEKADPAAPSSEERPDSAALEESSVPTSPLPGRSCSPPCVALDEAHSDDSDDVVVPPFLQVH; encoded by the exons AAGTTAAAGAAGAAGATTTTTCACAAACCTCCAAAGTCACCAA aGTCTCCCTACAGCTCCAGCACACAACTGTATCCTAGAAAAGCTGCAGCTTGGAGATCTCTGCAGGGAACAGGCAGTGCTTGTTTTGAGAATGCAACTGTTGCAAACCCAAGGCAGATGTGGCTGGGAATTCTGAAACAAG GAATGAGCCATGCTCTGAAATCAGATGCTGACACGGGGCATGTGAGAGCAAATGCTTCCAGTAGCACTCCAGAGTATTTGAAGGAAGCTCTAGGAatgaaaaagccaaaacatgCTCGTTCTTCCAGTAATG GCTACATTCCTGGAACTCCTGACTacaaagagaaggaagacaTGTATGATGAAATTTTAGAACTGAAAAAG ACAATACAAGCTCAGAAGAATGAGGGAGACAGAATGAAGACCAAGCTCCGTCGCCTGGAAGAGGAGAACAATAGAAAGGACAAACAGATTGAGCAACTGCTGGATCCTTCCAGG ggctctgagctggcacgACCTTGGTCAGAAAAGAAGACTGATAATGGATGG GTGGTTACTGGATTAAAGCAGAAGATTGTCAAGCTTGAAGAGCAGtgcaaggagaaagaaaacactaTTAG TGAGTCCCAGGCAGACATGAAGACCAGTAGTTTGGAAGAAGTGAGGTTAGCCATGGAAACCTACTATGAAGAG GTTCATcgcctgcagctcctcctggccaaGTCTGAGACTATGAGGAAAAA TGCAGAGGGCAGAGACACCCAGAAACGGCTGAAGGCCCTgaatgctgcagtgctgaggctCTCCAGGAACATCAGGGAAATGCAGGCTGAGAACCGCAGGCTGAAGGAGGACCTGAATCACGTGCTGAGCACTTCCCCTCCTCTCAGCAGAACAAAAA ATTATAGTGAGTGGGGCAGACAGAGGCTGGTGAAGAAGATTTTGGATCTAGAAAAA AAAGTGTGTgccatggagagcagcagggtgtCCTTAGGTGACAGTGAGGCATCACCAGTGCTTCCTGAGTCATCCTCTCATTCTGTGGACCTGGACCATCCAGCATCCCAACATTTAGGTGAGGAATGCTGTCGCCTCCAGAGGCAGGTGAAGAAACTGCAGGATGACAGGCAGGCACTGCAGAATCTCCTGCTCAGTAAAGA ATTAGATATCAAGCAGCTACTGCAGGCTAAGGCTGaagtggagctggagctgcagaagtgGCAGAGTAAGATGGAAGAAAAGAGTACAGAAGAGCAGACTTTAAG TGAGGAAATCCAGAACCTGACACAGAAAGTAGGAAAACTGGAGTTAAaactggaggaggagaaaagacaaaTTGGAGAAGATACAGTGGAAAAGCTTAATAAG GCTCCTCCAGTCCGCACAGTGACAGGCAAAGAAAGTCACAGGAAAGAACAAGCAGCCAGAATTATCCAGAGATACTGGAAGATGTACAAATCCAAG aaagaaGAAGTTGCTCTGCATGAG GCAGTTGTTCTGCTCCAAGCAGCCTTCAGGGGACATTTATCTCGGCAGAAAGTGCTGCTggatgctggggatgctggggtgCCTGATGCAGAGTCTCACACCGAG AACTCCTGCCTGTCTTCCATGTCAGACTCCTCAAGCTTTTCTTCTGATTGCAAGGAGAGAGATGAGATTGTGACATTCATCCAGTCCATTTTCAGGGCTCATTTGGCACATACAGAATCCCTTCAGGAGAG GCCCTCAGtgcccagtgcccccagtgagaaagcagatcctgcagctcccagctcagaggAGAGACCAGACTCAGCAGCACTCGAGGAATCTTCAGTCCCCACATCTCCTCTTCCTG GCAGGTCCTGCTCTCCCCCGTGTGTGGCCCTGGACGAGGCTCACTCCGATGACTCCGATGATGTCGTtgtccctcccttcctgcag
- the IQCE gene encoding IQ domain-containing protein E isoform X1, translated as MARGAGEAAAEGELGDDSLSVVTCQSETTLKLKKKIFHKPPKSPKSPYSSSTQLYPRKAAAWRSLQGTGSACFENATVANPRQMWLGILKQGMSHALKSDADTGHVRANASSSTPEYLKEALGMKKPKHARSSSNGYIPGTPDYKEKEDMYDEILELKKTIQAQKNEGDRMKTKLRRLEEENNRKDKQIEQLLDPSRGSELARPWSEKKTDNGWVVTGLKQKIVKLEEQCKEKENTISESQADMKTSSLEEVRLAMETYYEEVHRLQLLLAKSETMRKNAEGRDTQKRLKALNAAVLRLSRNIREMQAENRRLKEDLNHVLSTSPPLSRTKNYSEWGRQRLVKKILDLEKKVCAMESSRVSLGDSEASPVLPESSSHSVDLDHPASQHLGEECCRLQRQVKKLQDDRQALQNLLLSKELDIKQLLQAKAEVELELQKWQSKMEEKSTEEQTLSEEIQNLTQKVGKLELKLEEEKRQIGEDTVEKLNKAPPVRTVTGKESHRKEQAARIIQRYWKMYKSKKEEVALHEAVVLLQAAFRGHLSRQKVLLDAGDAGVPDAESHTENSCLSSMSDSSSFSSDCKERDEIVTFIQSIFRAHLAHTESLQERPSVPSAPSEKADPAAPSSEERPDSAALEESSVPTSPLPGRSCSPPCVALDEAHSDDSDDVVVPPFLQVKKSHTHL; from the exons AAGTTAAAGAAGAAGATTTTTCACAAACCTCCAAAGTCACCAA aGTCTCCCTACAGCTCCAGCACACAACTGTATCCTAGAAAAGCTGCAGCTTGGAGATCTCTGCAGGGAACAGGCAGTGCTTGTTTTGAGAATGCAACTGTTGCAAACCCAAGGCAGATGTGGCTGGGAATTCTGAAACAAG GAATGAGCCATGCTCTGAAATCAGATGCTGACACGGGGCATGTGAGAGCAAATGCTTCCAGTAGCACTCCAGAGTATTTGAAGGAAGCTCTAGGAatgaaaaagccaaaacatgCTCGTTCTTCCAGTAATG GCTACATTCCTGGAACTCCTGACTacaaagagaaggaagacaTGTATGATGAAATTTTAGAACTGAAAAAG ACAATACAAGCTCAGAAGAATGAGGGAGACAGAATGAAGACCAAGCTCCGTCGCCTGGAAGAGGAGAACAATAGAAAGGACAAACAGATTGAGCAACTGCTGGATCCTTCCAGG ggctctgagctggcacgACCTTGGTCAGAAAAGAAGACTGATAATGGATGG GTGGTTACTGGATTAAAGCAGAAGATTGTCAAGCTTGAAGAGCAGtgcaaggagaaagaaaacactaTTAG TGAGTCCCAGGCAGACATGAAGACCAGTAGTTTGGAAGAAGTGAGGTTAGCCATGGAAACCTACTATGAAGAG GTTCATcgcctgcagctcctcctggccaaGTCTGAGACTATGAGGAAAAA TGCAGAGGGCAGAGACACCCAGAAACGGCTGAAGGCCCTgaatgctgcagtgctgaggctCTCCAGGAACATCAGGGAAATGCAGGCTGAGAACCGCAGGCTGAAGGAGGACCTGAATCACGTGCTGAGCACTTCCCCTCCTCTCAGCAGAACAAAAA ATTATAGTGAGTGGGGCAGACAGAGGCTGGTGAAGAAGATTTTGGATCTAGAAAAA AAAGTGTGTgccatggagagcagcagggtgtCCTTAGGTGACAGTGAGGCATCACCAGTGCTTCCTGAGTCATCCTCTCATTCTGTGGACCTGGACCATCCAGCATCCCAACATTTAGGTGAGGAATGCTGTCGCCTCCAGAGGCAGGTGAAGAAACTGCAGGATGACAGGCAGGCACTGCAGAATCTCCTGCTCAGTAAAGA ATTAGATATCAAGCAGCTACTGCAGGCTAAGGCTGaagtggagctggagctgcagaagtgGCAGAGTAAGATGGAAGAAAAGAGTACAGAAGAGCAGACTTTAAG TGAGGAAATCCAGAACCTGACACAGAAAGTAGGAAAACTGGAGTTAAaactggaggaggagaaaagacaaaTTGGAGAAGATACAGTGGAAAAGCTTAATAAG GCTCCTCCAGTCCGCACAGTGACAGGCAAAGAAAGTCACAGGAAAGAACAAGCAGCCAGAATTATCCAGAGATACTGGAAGATGTACAAATCCAAG aaagaaGAAGTTGCTCTGCATGAG GCAGTTGTTCTGCTCCAAGCAGCCTTCAGGGGACATTTATCTCGGCAGAAAGTGCTGCTggatgctggggatgctggggtgCCTGATGCAGAGTCTCACACCGAG AACTCCTGCCTGTCTTCCATGTCAGACTCCTCAAGCTTTTCTTCTGATTGCAAGGAGAGAGATGAGATTGTGACATTCATCCAGTCCATTTTCAGGGCTCATTTGGCACATACAGAATCCCTTCAGGAGAG GCCCTCAGtgcccagtgcccccagtgagaaagcagatcctgcagctcccagctcagaggAGAGACCAGACTCAGCAGCACTCGAGGAATCTTCAGTCCCCACATCTCCTCTTCCTG GCAGGTCCTGCTCTCCCCCGTGTGTGGCCCTGGACGAGGCTCACTCCGATGACTCCGATGATGTCGTtgtccctcccttcctgcaggtgAAGAAAAGCCACACCCACCTCTAA